A single region of the Aeromonas hydrophila subsp. hydrophila ATCC 7966 genome encodes:
- a CDS encoding ChaN family lipoprotein: MTRLLPLFTLPLLLAACTTTAPVNDAGTLYHYQLKATQGNDLTLEQALARVADADIVLVGELHTHPAVHLLQARMLAGLAADGRPLVLSMEQFSRADQPVLDAYLAGRIGEAALIRDGNAWPNYQSDYRPLVEFAKAHHLPVIAANAPKPLVSCVGQEGPAWLEQLPASRRSQLARPLTLGDDPYRQKFMASLHHGDADSNARRFAAQTSWDDTMAESMVDYLRSHPGQRIMHIAGNFHVEGGLGLASRIASRNPALKVALVVPELTTPQAGDGQAAAGRVADVRVGIAPLPERWLNADEMKQDMGALHQSRSRDCSQWLQP, from the coding sequence ATGACCCGACTACTGCCCCTGTTCACCCTGCCCCTGCTGCTGGCCGCCTGTACCACGACGGCCCCCGTCAACGATGCCGGCACCCTTTATCACTATCAGCTCAAGGCCACTCAGGGGAACGATCTGACCCTCGAACAGGCCCTGGCCCGGGTGGCGGATGCCGACATAGTGCTGGTGGGCGAGCTGCACACCCACCCGGCGGTGCACCTGCTGCAGGCCAGAATGCTGGCGGGCCTGGCCGCAGACGGTCGCCCTCTGGTGCTCTCCATGGAGCAGTTCAGCCGCGCCGATCAGCCGGTGCTGGATGCCTACCTGGCCGGTCGCATCGGCGAGGCGGCGCTCATTCGCGACGGCAACGCCTGGCCCAACTACCAGAGCGACTATCGCCCGCTGGTGGAGTTCGCCAAGGCGCACCACCTGCCGGTCATCGCCGCCAATGCGCCCAAACCGCTGGTGAGCTGTGTCGGCCAGGAGGGGCCGGCCTGGCTGGAGCAGCTGCCCGCCAGCCGCCGCAGCCAGCTGGCCCGCCCCCTCACCCTCGGCGATGATCCCTATCGCCAGAAGTTCATGGCCTCGCTCCATCATGGCGATGCCGACAGCAACGCCCGCCGCTTTGCCGCCCAGACCAGCTGGGACGACACCATGGCCGAGAGCATGGTGGATTACCTGCGCAGCCACCCGGGCCAACGCATCATGCACATCGCCGGCAACTTCCACGTAGAGGGCGGGCTGGGGCTCGCCAGCCGCATCGCCAGCCGCAACCCGGCGCTCAAGGTGGCGCTGGTCGTGCCGGAGCTGACGACGCCGCAAGCGGGTGACGGACAAGCAGCGGCCGGCCGGGTTGCCGACGTGCGGGTCGGCATCGCCCCCCTGCCGGAACGCTGGCTAAATGCCGATGAAATGAAGCAAGATATGGGCGCACTGCATCAATCCCGCAGTCGTGACTGCAGCCAGTGGCTGCAACCCTGA